Within Paenibacillus sp. RUD330, the genomic segment GTGTCCAGATCCTTGTATTTCTCGTACAGGCGGGGGGCGTACTTCGGCAGCAGCTCGTTCAGGGGCAGATACGAGCCGCGAGCAGCCATCTGCTGATAGGAGTTGTCCGAGTCGAAGTTCAGATCCCAGCGGTCGCCGGCCGCGGCCATCACGAGCAGCTTGCCCGGCAATTCGGGCCAAGGAATGAAGTTGACGTTGAACTTCACGTTCAAGCCCTTGGATTTGACGTAATCGCTCACCGCCGTCCAGACCTCGTCGGTCGCGGCTTTCTTGTCGCCGCCGAAGTAGAACTTGAGCGTGACCTCCGGCTCGGATGGCGGAAGCTGCGGGTCCCGGGCGGCATGGCGGTCCGTGCCGCGGGCCATGTAGACGGACAGGCCGGCCAGAATGAGGAGAACGCAGGCAGCCGCTGCGAGTTTGCCTAGCTTGGTCCCGAACATGCGCGAGAGCTCTCCCTTCGGTTATGGAATGGTATATGAAAACAGGCGCCGGACGGCGCCTTGTCGGGTATGCGCTTTCATTTTGGTGCGCTTCCCATTAATGATAGCTCCGCTTCCTCCTTCCGACAATGAGGCGATTGCAAACAATCCCGTCTGATCTTGGCGGATTCTCCAGATAAAGTGCAAAAGCCGCACTCGGCACCTGGCGTCTTCCTCAGGGAGACGGCTTTCCTTCTCCAATGTTCGCCGCCGCGCAGAAAGGACTGTTCCCTGTAGCCCTGAGGGCTCTGCGGAACAGTCCTTTTTCCCTTCAGCCTGGAAATTCCATTTCCGTCCTTGCCGCTACTTCAGCGTCGCGGCCAGCTCGGTCGTCTTCTTGTTCCAGGCCTCGGTCTCCGGAATGAGGTCGTTGATGTCACGGTCGCCGAACACGATGTCGTTGACGATGTTGTTGTAGTTGTACTCGTTCCAGCCGGGGACGGTCAGGCCGGGCTGGATGTAGGCGTTCTTCTGCGCAATCTTGACCGCCTCGATGTTTTTGCCCTGCCAGATCGGAGCCTGGTCGTAATAAGCCGTCAGCTCGGGATCGACGACCGAGGCGTTCGCGCCCTGGTCGATCTTCCACTTCTGGGCTTCCTTGGTGAACTGGAAGCTGAGCCAGAGGAACGCCTCCTCCTTATGCTTGGAGCCGGACAGCAGCGCGAGCGGTCCGTAGATGGAGTAGCCCGGCTGGCTGACCTTGCCCTTGGGGAACGGCAGCACATCCCAGTTGAACGCCGCCTTCTCCTTAAGCGTCGGAAGCACCCAGTCGCCGCCGATCGCGAAGCCGGTCTTGCCGTTGATGAACTCCTTGGTCACGCCGCCGCTGGCCGCGGCCGCGGCCTCGCTCTGCATCGAGCCGTCCTTCGTCACGAACTCGCGCAGCCATTTGGCGTCGTTGATGACATCCGGGGTGCTGAGCAGGCTTTGCGTGAGATCCTTGTTCATGTACTGCAGATTGTCGGCATGGCCGTCCGCGATCGCCTTCGTGCTGAGCAGGCGCATCTGGATCTCGGGCTGGGTCGTCACGCCGTATTCGCCCGCATCCGGATCCGTGATCTTCTTCGAGACGTCGCGGAAGTCGTCGTACGTCCAGTCGTTGCCCGGCATTTCGACGCCGTGCTTGGCGAGCAGATCCTTGTTCACGAGCACCCACATCGGCACGTCGACCATCGGGACGGCGAGCTTCTGGCCCTTGAACGTCATCGTGTCGAAAAAACCGTCCGGGAACTTGGCGTTTTTGAAGATGTCGCTCTTGTCGATGTACGGCGTCAGATCCTCGATCAGGCCGTTCTGCTGGAACGTGATGAGGTCGGAGTCGATCTCCGTGACGTCCGCCGGCGTGCCCGCCGCTTCCTGGGCCGCGATGATCTCCATGATGGGCTGGGAGTTGACGGGGATCTGCTCAATGGTGATCCAAGGGTATTTCTGGTGGAAAAGCCCGTAGAGCTCGTTGTAGGAATCCTTCCACGAAATGAATCTCAGCGTGACGGGATCATGCTTCACGTCCGAGCCGCCTCCGCCGCCTGCCGCATCCGTATTGGCCGCCGCGCTCGGAGACGGGCTTCCGGAGGCTGGAGCGTTGTTCGCGTTGTTGCCGCTGCAGCCGGCCAGAACGACGGATAGGGCGAGCACCGTGCCGAGCACGGAATGGATCGTTTTTTTGCTGGTCATCTTGGATATCCTCCCCTGATATGAACCGTAAATGATGACTTGAAGGTCAAACTGGCACGTCCGCGCCGGACGAAGGCGCATCCCTCCCTTCAAGGCCGCGGCCCCGATTCATTCCACGATTCCCGTCCGCTCGATTCCGGCGACGAACCAGCGCTGCAGCACCATGAAGATGAGCAGCGGCGGCAGGATGATGAGGAAGGCGGCTGCCATCTTGGTGCCTTCCGTCACGGGATTCGTGATGAAATGCGTATTGCCGAGCAGGGACGGATTGAGCACGTCCTCGAGATTGTCGAGGCGGATCGACAGCGGCGTGAAGCCGTTCGCGAGGAACATGGACGGCTCGTAGTACATGTTCCAGTACCAGATGAACGAGAACAGGAACACGACGAGGCAGGCGGACTGGGCGAGCGGCAGCATGATGCGGAAGAACAGCCGGAACGAGGACGCCCCGTCGAGCTTCGCCGCCTCCTCCAGGCTGGCCGGCTGCGCGCGGAAGAACTGGCGGAAGATGAGGATGAACAGCGCTCCCTTGAGCCCCTGGCCGAACAGCGCCGGCACGAGGAAGACGAACAGCGTGTTGAGCAGGCCGAGCTTGCTGAAGATGACGTACAGCGGAATGATGATCACCTGCGGCGGGATGAGGAAGGTCAGGATGACGAGCGCCGTGATCAGCCCCTTGAACGGCACGGCGAGCCTAGCCAGCGCGTACCCCGTCATGGCGCAGAGAAGCACCTGGGCGAGCGAGCAGCTGAGGGCGATCAGCGTCGTGTTCCGCAGCGCTTCGGGGTATTGAAGCCCTTTGACCGCCTTGGACAGGTTCTCCCAGGTGACGGCGCGCGGGATCCATTTGACGGTCGGATCGAGAAGGTCGCTCATGTCCTTGAGCATCGTGCTGACCATGTACAGCAGCGGCTGCAAATACAGGTACGCGACGATGGAGAGCAGCGCGTAGATGACCAGCTTCGCCAGCAGGCCGTCCGACAGGCTGCGCCCGAGCACGATCATCTTGGCTTTCTGGACGCGGCGCCCCCAGAGCAGCCCTTTTGCCTGCTTGCCCGCCTTTTGAAGCCATACGTTGGCGCTCATGCCCTTCCCCTCCTCTTGCTCATGCTGCGGCTGAACAGTCCCATCACGATGGCGATCAGCGCGAATATAAAGGCGAAATATATCCAGGCCAGCGCGCTCGCGTAGCCGTATCCCGTGTCCACCTTGAACATGTTGTCCCGGATATGCTTCAGCACCGGATTGAGCGGGAATGTGAACAGGTCGATGATCGTGTACAGCACATTGAGGCTGACGAACGGCATGCTTGCCGGCAGCGTGATCTTCCAGAAGCTGTCCCACGGAGAGGCGCCGTCGATGCGGACCGCCTCGTAGATGGACGGGGAGACCGTCTGGAAGCCGGCGATGAAGATGAGGATCTGGACGCCCGAATACCACAGGATGAGCACGATCCGCCCGAGCACCTCCATCACCGTCTTGGCCAGCTCCCCTCCGACATACTGGCGCACCAGCGGCTCCAGATTGTACTGGTCGAGGAACGGGATGTCTCCCGCCCCTTGGGAGAACAGCTCCGAGAGCACCTGGCCCGTAGCGAAGATGACCGGCAGGAAGAACAGCGCCCGGTAGATGAACCGGCCGGGGAACTTCTGGTTCAGCAGCAGCGAGATGAGCAGCGCGAAGATGACGATGACGGGAACCATCAGCAGCATCTGCTGGAAGTACGTGATGAGCTCGATCGGAAATACATTGTCCTTCAGGAACGCGTCCCGGTAGTTCTGCAGGCCGATCCAGTCGTACTTGAAGCCGCCCGGCACGACGGCGACCTTGTGCAGCGACATGAACATCGACCAGCCGATCGGCACCGCGACGAAGACGGCAAAGCCGATCATCCAGGGCAGCATGAACAGCATGCCGATCCCGTACCGCTTGGCGTGATGCTCCATCGCTTTTCGTCTGTATGGCGCAGGGCGGCTCATGCTCCGCCTCCTTTCTCGACCGAGAAGCTTCCCGCCGCATAATCGACGATCACCCGGGTTCCGTCCTCGTAAGTCGTCGCGTACCGGTCGGCCGACAGCTTCTCATGGGCCGTGATCCTCTGGGCGAACAAGTCCGCGAGCGAGTCGAACCTGCGGTATTCCTCGACGATGCGGCCTTCCCACTTGTCGAAGCGGCTGCTGTACAGGAAATTGGAGGCCGACTCCTTGAGCTTGCGAGAGTCGTCATGGGTCACCATGAAGGACGGCATGGCGCCGTATTCGATCGCCCGCAGGAATTCCTTCCTTTCGTCGTCGCGCAGATTGCCTTCCCCGAACGTATAGGGCACATACCCGTGCAGCACCATCGGATAGAACGGAACGGTCTCGTCGATCAGGAAATCGTAGCTCGATTCCGAAGGCAGCGAGCTGATGTAGTCCGCCTGGCCCAGCGTGTAGGCGTTGCCGCGGAATACGCCCGCCGAGCCGAGCTCCTTGCGGGTGTACGCCAGCAAGCCGGCGTACACCTCGCCCGTATATCCCCGGGACAGGATGCCGGAGGGCTCATAGTCGTTGAACGTCGTATCGCCGAGTCCGCTGTACAGAATGCCGGATACGCCCAGCTTCTTGAGCCGGTCCACGGCCGCCGCCGCGCTCGCGGCGGTGAAGGACGGCTTCGCCAGGAACCAGCCCTCGTCGATGAAGGCCGTCCCGTCGATACCGCGCACGGCGTCGCTCTTGCCGGACGCCGAGGAATGGCCGTCGACCCAGAGGAAGTCCTCGTAGAAGCTGACGTCGGTTCCGGATTTCCGCATCTCGTCGATGAACGCCTTGGCGCCGGACTCTCCGCCGAGAGCCGGCTCGATCGGGAACCGCCTCTCCATGTCGTAGTCGCCCATGTTCGGCCAGCCGTAGAAGGCGACGCTCGCGCGGGCGATTCCTCGGCTCTGCAGGCTGCGCATGATCTCTCCCGCCTGCGCGAACGTCGTAGCGGCGACGTAGCGCACCCTGCCGAACGCCTTCTCGTAGTTGCCTCCCATGATCTTGAGATACAGGGGCACATGCCCGGCGGGCTGCAGCGGCTCGCCCAGCGATCCCGCGGCGATCAGGGAATCGCGGTACGAGGCCGCCATGCCGGAATAATCCGCCTCGTCCCCGCTCAGGAAGCGGTACTCCACCTCCCGGTCGAAGTCGAGCGGCTGCTTCTGGACCGCCTTCGTCGGTGCGGCGAGCCGGCTCATCCGGTACAGGTACTCCTCCCGGTACATCTGGCTCGAGTAGACGTTGTACCGGGACGACTTGATTCCGGGCGGCATGGCCGCAATCTGCGACGATCCCTCGCCCTTGGTCAGGACGGCGAGGAAGGCTTCGGCGCCTTTCTTGAGCCCGAACACGGGATAGGCGATATCCTCCCTCATTCCGGCGTCGCGCGTCCAGTTGGCGGAATTGGTCACTTCCGTCCCGTACACTTCATGCAGATATCCCTTGGAGATGCCGGCGCGCGGAGCGTCGAAGCGGATCAGCCCGCCCGGGCCGTCGGGCACGAACAGGTAGCCGTCATCCGCCGCCGCAGCGGAGCCGAAGTACGGCAGCAGGTCGATCGAGAACACGGCGAAATCGCCTTCCTCCCGGATTCCGGCCGCCGGAATGCCGACCTTAAGCCCCGCTTCCGTCAGCTCGTAGGCAATCGTGACGCCCAGCTTTTTGTCCGGGAAAGAATACCGGATCTGGAGCGCCCCGCCTTCCTTGGCCATATCGCGGACGACGCCGGGACTGACGCTGTTGACCGACTCCCGGATCGTCTGATCCGCTCCCTGGCTCCGCACATAGGTAAGGACAAACGTCGACTGCAGATTGGACAGCGGCAAGCCTTTGACCTTTTCCCTGGCCAGCTCCTCCTTGGACGGATTGCTCGTCCAGCGGTAGCCGGACTTGCGGTTCAGCACCGCGATGCCGCCGTTGTCCGGTCGGACATAGAGGGCGAAGCCTTCGTTTTCCGCCGCCAGCGCGTATCCGTCGGCATCGGGGGCCGGCTTCCACGGCTCGCCGGGCCGCACGGCGGCATGGACGGGCGGCGCGGGATCGATGCCGATCCGGGCGAATGTCTCCGCCGCCGTCATGCCTCCGCCGCCCCCGAGCAGGACGGCCAGCACCGCCAGCAGGGCGGCTGCCACAGCGGCGATCAGCTTGATCCGCAGCGGAATCCGGGCTATTCGTCTCAGAAAGTTAAGGATGGAAGTTCACCTCTTTGTACAGCTCTTGGAAGAAATCCAGCAGATTGTAGGACAGGCCGAACACGATGAAGCCGAACAGCCAGATCGTGCCGATGGCGAAGACGGTCACCGCCGAGTTCTTGATCGTCTCCATGAAGTCGAAGTTATGGATGACCTGGGTCATGACGATGAACAGGACGCCGAGCCAGATCGCCGTCACCGTCGTCAGGGAAGTGACCAGCACCTTCTCGTCCAGCGTCACGATGTTCGACAGGATGAGAATCGGGACCGACAGGAACAGATACGGAGCCAGCGCGTACGTGCTGCCCTGGACGACCTCGCGGAACCGACCCTCCCCGTCCCGGACGCTGCAGACGAGGTAGTTGGCGATGATCCACGTCGCCCACGGGAGGATGAACAGGCCGAGCTCACTCAGCAGGTTGATGCCGGCCAGATCGACGGGATGGAACAGGAACCCGGTCCAATAGATCCGGGCCAGCTTGACGGCGAGCACGGCAGCCAGCAGCAGCACGGTGATCCAGGCCGGAACGCGGGTTTCCTTGAGCCGGTAGAAGCCGTCGTAGGGATGGATCATGACGGAGCCGAAGTTCCGCAGATGGCCGACCGGGCTCCTCCAGGACTCCGGCAGCGGACGCCTCTTTAAGAGCCGCCGAATCCCCTTCCCTCCGAACCGGATCAGGAGGAGCAAGACCGCGAGTCCGGCGAGCAGCAGGACGAACCGGTTCTGCAGCCATTCCAGCCGGATCTGCCAGAACGCCTTGGAATATCCGTCCGTATCAAACGCCGTTTTCATGAACGAGAGCGCCTTGCTGTTGTCCTCCTCATGCAGATACACCTTGCCCAGCCCTTGGAAGGTCGCGCCGAACATGTCGTTGCGGGCATAGACCGCCTCCCAGAAGGGCTTGCTCTCCTCGTACCTGCCGTCCGCGTAGAGAGCCATCGCCTTCAGGACTTCCCGACCGAATTCGGTGCGGACGAACTTGTGCACCGTCCGGGTGGCGCTGTCGGCGATCCAGACGGCATGGTCTCCGTCGACGCCGATGGCGGTCGGGAAGCCGAGTATGCCGTACTGCTGCGTGTCCTTGTCCACGGCGCCGAAGGCGAACAGCGCTTCGGCGCTGCGGTCGTACAGGGTGATGAAGCCGGAGTCCGTATCGACGTCGTACAGAAAGCCTTCGTCGTCGAGAGCCGCATCCACGATGCCGTGGCCGTTCACGAGCGTTTTGTTCTTGAAGGCGTCCACCCCGCCCGCATTGAGCTTGCGGAGCGCCCCCTTGCCCTCTCCTCCGGCAGTAGCCGTATAGATGAAGCCGTCTCCGTCGATCGCGATGTTGGTGATCGGCCTCGGCAGCGCCGCCTTCTCCTTGGACAGCTGCTCCTTGTTCAGGATCAGCCTCTTGAGCCAGCTCAGCATGGACGTATCGGCTTTGTTCGCTCCGAAATACCCCATGAACTCGCCGGCCGGACTGAGCCGGACCAGTCCCTGGTAGGAGGAGTTGAGCGCGATGTACATGACGCCGCGACGGTCGACCGCAAGCTTGACCGGGATGAAATGCTCGGTCCCGAGCAGCGGCGACTCCGGCTTCTTGTATTCCTTGCGGAAGGCGCCGTCCGGGCCGAACACCGCGATCCGCTGGTTGCCGGAATCGGCGACGTAGACGCTGCCGTCCGGCGTCACGAACACCCCCTCCGGCGAGCTGAGGCTGCCGGGTCCCTCCTCCTCGCCGATCCGGCGGTCGAGGGAGCCGTCCTTGCGCAGCACGACGATCCGGTCCAGCTTCTTGTCGGCCACGTAAATGCTGCCGTCCGGTCCCGCCTGCAGATCCGCGGGCTCCTGGAAGTCCGCGGTGTAGGCGCCCGCCGGCGTATAGATCGGCTGGATGCGGAACCAGTCCGACTGGTTGCTGTCGTAATAGAACGTCCGGTACGGAAGCCCGGCGGAAGCGGGCTCCGGCACGGCGATCCAGGCCAGCGCCGCGACGAGCAGTAGAGCGATCCATTTCTTCATTGTCCGACTTCCTTTGCTGATGGAATCACTTGATCCCGGAATGGACCATGCTCTCGAGCACCTTGCGCTGGAAGAGCAGGAATATGATCAGGTTCGGGATGAAGATGAGCAGTCCGGCCGCTGCGGCCATGTTCTGGCCGGCGACGTTGTTCTGCAAGCCGCTGAGCAGGCTGTTCACATAGAAGGCGAGCGTCCGCATCGCTTCCTTCTGCATGAACAAGGTCGACGTCTCGACGTCGCCCCATACCGTCTGGAACGTCAGGATCGAGATCGTCGCGATGGCGGGAGCCGACAGCGGCAGCACGATGCGGGCGAAGATGCCGACATGGCTCGCTCCGTCGATCTTGGCCGCCTCGATGAGATCGTTCGGAATCTGCGAGACGAAGCCGACGAGCATGAAGACGGCGACGGGCGAGGCGAGCGACGGCAGCACATGGCCGAAGTAGGTGTTGTTCAGGCCGATGCCGCTGACGATCAGATACCTCGGGATGGAGACCGTCTCCGGCGCGAACATGAGCGACAGGGTGATCATCGAGAGGATGAGCGCCTTGAAGTGGAACCGGTGCTTCGCCAGCACATAGGCCGCCATCGTGCTGACGATGATGACGCTCGCCAGCGTCAGGCCGAGCACGACGATGCTGTTGAACAGATAGCGCGTGAACGGAACGGTCGCGTTCGAGGCGTGCAGGAACAGCGATTCGAAGTTGCGCAGCGTCGGATGCTGGACGAAGAAGCGCGGCGGGAACAGGAACAGCTCGTTCTGCGGCTTGAACGCATGGCTGAAGATGAAGATGATCGGCAGCGACATGAACGCCGCGAGCGCGGTGAAGCCGCCGATCAGAATGGCCTGGAAAGGCGATGCGGAGCGGAATCTTCGGAGTCTGGCGATCATGGCTCACAGCTCCTCCTTCGAGTTGAACAGGCGATAGGCGAATCTCATGACGAAGTAGCTGAGCAGCAGCAGGATGACCGACAGCGCCGACGCGTAGCCGAGCTCGAAGCGGATGAAGGCGTAGTCGTCGATATGGTTGATGATGAGATGCCCCGCGTACTGCGGCGTCACCGCCATGCCGGTCAGCTGCGTCGAGATGCTGCCTGCCTTGAGCGTGGATACGATCGTCATGACGGCGCTGAACAGCATCTGCGGCTTCATCGACGGGACGGTGATGTAGAACACCTCCTGCAGCCGGCTGGAGATGCCGTCGATGCGCCCGGCCTCGTACAGCTCCCGGTTCACCGTCTGCAGGCCGGCGAGCATCGCGAGGAAGCCGACGCTGAAGCTCATCCAGAGCGAGACGAGGATCATGATCTTCATGAGCGACTTCGGATCCTGGAGCCAGACGACCGGCCCGTCGATCCAGCCCATCGACAGCAGGAAGTTGTTGACGTAGCCGACGCGGTCCCCGCTGAAGGCGGCGATCCAGACGACGGACAGCGCCACGGCACCCGCCATCGACGGGGCGTAGAAGACGAGCGTGTAGTAATCGCGGACCTTCAGCGGCAGCTGATGGATCAGCCAGGCGAACAGGAACGACAGGACGTACCCGCCCGGACCGACGATGAGCGCGAACAGGAACGTATTGGGCAGCGCCTTGGTCAGGAAGACGATGTCCTGCGTGAACAGCGCGATGTAGTTGTCGAAGCCGATGAAATGCAGCTTGCCGAAGCCGTCGTAGGACGTGAAGCCGAGCGTCGCCGCCATGACGACGGGTACGACGATGAAGACGAGGAAGCAGATCAGGAACGGAGCGAGGAACAGATAGCAGAAGGCGTCCCTGCGCAGGTCGCTTCCGAAGCGCCTCAGCTTCAGCAGCGCCGGAGAAGGCTTGCGCCCGCTGCCGATGTCGATTCCGGGAGTCAGCTCGGTGCCGGTATTCATTTGTCCGTCCCTCCCCAATCGTAAGGCTTGTCGATCTGCGGCACGCCGAGGCCGACGCCCGCGATGCCGAAGTCCTTCTGCCTGCGGTTCATTTCCCGCTGCAGCGAGAGCTGCGCCTGCTCCAGCGATTCCTTGGCCGGGATGCCGTCGAATACCGTCCGGTTCCAGGCGAACTCCATCTCCCGTCCCAGGAAATAGTAGCCGGGCACGTTCGGCATGTTCTTCGCCCAGCGGGACTGCTCGCGGATCGCCTTGAGGTCGGCGCCCGGCCAGCTGAGCGATTTCATCGCCTCGACGTTCGCGGTGTTCCACCGGTATTCCATGCCGTAGAACGATTCCATATCGCTCGCGTACTGGGCCTGCACCTCGTCCGAGGTCCACCACTTCAGGAATTCCCAGGCGGCGTCCTTCCGCTGACTCTTCTTCATGATCATCGCCGTCGACAGCCCTTGCGGCGACCAGCGGGCGACCGTTCCGTCCTCCTGGGAGACGCCCGGCAGCGGAGCGGTCGCCCAGTGGCCGGTAATCTCCGGCGCGGCGACGAGCAGCTGCACGTAGGTGTTGAAGTCGGCGATGCCGACCGGAATGTCGCCGTCGCGGAAATGCTGGAAGAACGCCGGGATGTCGATCGGCAGGTTGTATTTCGTGAACATTTCCGTCCACTGCTTGAACGCCTGCTGCCCCTGCGGGCTGCCGAGATTGGCCTTGAGGCCGTCGGCCGAATACGGATCCGCTCCGTTCTCCAGGAAGAAGGTCGCGTAGTCCCCCTTGGGCACGTTCATCGTCATTCCGTTCTCCTGCAGCGTCGGCAGCATGTCGAAGACGTCCTCCCATGTGTCCGGAGCCTTCAGTCCCAGGCTCTCCAGGATGTCCGTGCGGTAGAAGAGCAGCTGGAAGTTCTGCACCTCCGGCAGGCCGTAGGTGCCGCCGTCATAGCTGAGCGCCCGGGCCGCTCCCGGGATGAAACGCTTCATGACGTCGCCGAAGCCGGGATATCCGGACAGGTCCTGTGCCGCATTCCGCATCGCGTAGTCGGCCGGCGTCGCTTCCCCGAGCCCGAGCGCGACATCCGGCACCTCGCCTGCCGCATTGCCGAGGATGAGCATGTTCGGATTCGGCATCAGGTTGATGTTCACCGCGATGCCCGTCTTCGGCGTGAAGTCCTGATTCGCCATCTCGCGCAGCAGATCGACGTAGTCCCGTCCCCGCTGCACCCAGATCGTCAGCGCGCCCTGCTTGTTCTTGCCGCTGAGATCGTAGTCCATCGTGAACGAGCGCCCGAAGTCGCCGAGCGCGTACGGCACGCGGGACAGCACCGAGGCGGTCTTCAAGCCGGGATCGCTGTCCGGCGTGCGCAGGACGAGGTAATCGAGCATGAGCGGCTGCTGGGTCAGCGTCGACATCCAGGTTCCGATGCTGGCCTGGATCGTGGAGAAGTCGTTGACCTTGCTCGGAATCTCGCCCACGTCGTCCAGCATGGCCTGCAGCATGCTGACGGAGGACTTGATCGCCTGAGACAGATCGGAATCCCGGCCGTTCAGGCCGTTCACATAGTCGCGGACGACGTTCAGCCTGTCGACGATCGCCTGCAACTTGGCTCCGGCGTCGGGATCGTATTTTTTCATGTCCCAGGTGCGCTGGGAGTCGATGTTCGCATCCGAGGCGTTTTTGCTGTAATTGCCCGTAATCAGGCGGATGTGGCGGTCGAAGTCCGAGATCTGGCCGAGCGTCTCCTTGAGCGCCAGCGACACCGGCTGGAGCGGCGACGAATCCGCCGTCATCGTGATCTTGTGCTCGCCTTTCTTCAAGTAGATCCGGTAAGGACGGCCTTCGCCGTCAGCCGCCGGGGCGATCTCGAATTCCTTGTGGTAGCCGAGCCCGTAATGCAGCCATTCGCGGAAAGGAACCTCGCCGTCGATCTGGATCGTGCGGTAGGCCTTGAAGCCGGCGCGGTAGTTCTGGAAGTTCTTCAGATCCAGGACGTACCAGCCGTCCTCCGGAACCTCCGCCCTCCATTCCACCCATTCTCCCGGCAGCCGCCAGCGGTTGCCCCCGAGCACGTTGTAGGTGAGATGCCCTTGGGGATCGGGAGAGATGTTGGGCTCGGCCCAGTGGTCCGTCTGGATGGAGATGCTCGACTTGCGGTCGAACGCCTCGGCTTCCGTGATTCCGTACCACTTCGGCTGGCTCCCGGTCCGATATGCGGGCTGCGAGGAAGCATACTCCTCGTAGGAGGGAAGGGCGCGCTGCGGCTCGAAGGAAAGCTTCTTAAGCGCGACCGGCTCCCGCTCTCCAATCAGCCTCAGTCTGTGGCCGCCCTTCTCCAGCCGGTACAGCAGCGGCCTGGACGAGGCCGAGAAGTCGCTCGCCGCCTTGACGGACCATTCCGATATCTCCGTCTGCCGGGGGCGCACCTGCATGCCGAGCTCGTTGCGTTCATACGGGTACTCGGCGTCCTTCCACAGCCGCTGGAGCTCGATCGTCTCCGACTCGGCGAACGGATAGGCGCCGTCGATCTGCACGCCCCGGATGACGGACGTGCGGCCTCCGGGCAGCGGCTTGTAGTCCAGATGCAGCTCGTACCAGCCTGCGCGCGGAGCTTCGAACGACCATTCCACCCAGCCGGAGTCGCTGTTCCAGCCCAGCGCGGGACCGTCCGGGCCGGCCGTCTCCGCCAGCTTCGCTTCCGGAGCCGCTTCCGTGTACCGGAGCGGATCGATCGAGATGGCCGGCGAGGAGGCCGCTTCCGCCTCCGCCTCGGGATGCCGGAGCATCAGCCTCGCATAGGGAAGCTTGTCTTCGGCATCGGCCGGCGTGGAATTCCCCAGCAGCTGCGAGGCGCTGACCGTCTGGGCGAACGTCGCC encodes:
- a CDS encoding carbohydrate ABC transporter permease, which produces MIARLRRFRSASPFQAILIGGFTALAAFMSLPIIFIFSHAFKPQNELFLFPPRFFVQHPTLRNFESLFLHASNATVPFTRYLFNSIVVLGLTLASVIIVSTMAAYVLAKHRFHFKALILSMITLSLMFAPETVSIPRYLIVSGIGLNNTYFGHVLPSLASPVAVFMLVGFVSQIPNDLIEAAKIDGASHVGIFARIVLPLSAPAIATISILTFQTVWGDVETSTLFMQKEAMRTLAFYVNSLLSGLQNNVAGQNMAAAAGLLIFIPNLIIFLLFQRKVLESMVHSGIK
- a CDS encoding sugar ABC transporter permease; protein product: MNTGTELTPGIDIGSGRKPSPALLKLRRFGSDLRRDAFCYLFLAPFLICFLVFIVVPVVMAATLGFTSYDGFGKLHFIGFDNYIALFTQDIVFLTKALPNTFLFALIVGPGGYVLSFLFAWLIHQLPLKVRDYYTLVFYAPSMAGAVALSVVWIAAFSGDRVGYVNNFLLSMGWIDGPVVWLQDPKSLMKIMILVSLWMSFSVGFLAMLAGLQTVNRELYEAGRIDGISSRLQEVFYITVPSMKPQMLFSAVMTIVSTLKAGSISTQLTGMAVTPQYAGHLIINHIDDYAFIRFELGYASALSVILLLLSYFVMRFAYRLFNSKEEL
- a CDS encoding extracellular solute-binding protein; its protein translation is MTGSGKRTFFPTWSRKPLSRAGKLGLRLLLIAAVASGIIWWSSGKEAATFAQTVSASQLLGNSTPADAEDKLPYARLMLRHPEAEAEAASSPAISIDPLRYTEAAPEAKLAETAGPDGPALGWNSDSGWVEWSFEAPRAGWYELHLDYKPLPGGRTSVIRGVQIDGAYPFAESETIELQRLWKDAEYPYERNELGMQVRPRQTEISEWSVKAASDFSASSRPLLYRLEKGGHRLRLIGEREPVALKKLSFEPQRALPSYEEYASSQPAYRTGSQPKWYGITEAEAFDRKSSISIQTDHWAEPNISPDPQGHLTYNVLGGNRWRLPGEWVEWRAEVPEDGWYVLDLKNFQNYRAGFKAYRTIQIDGEVPFREWLHYGLGYHKEFEIAPAADGEGRPYRIYLKKGEHKITMTADSSPLQPVSLALKETLGQISDFDRHIRLITGNYSKNASDANIDSQRTWDMKKYDPDAGAKLQAIVDRLNVVRDYVNGLNGRDSDLSQAIKSSVSMLQAMLDDVGEIPSKVNDFSTIQASIGTWMSTLTQQPLMLDYLVLRTPDSDPGLKTASVLSRVPYALGDFGRSFTMDYDLSGKNKQGALTIWVQRGRDYVDLLREMANQDFTPKTGIAVNINLMPNPNMLILGNAAGEVPDVALGLGEATPADYAMRNAAQDLSGYPGFGDVMKRFIPGAARALSYDGGTYGLPEVQNFQLLFYRTDILESLGLKAPDTWEDVFDMLPTLQENGMTMNVPKGDYATFFLENGADPYSADGLKANLGSPQGQQAFKQWTEMFTKYNLPIDIPAFFQHFRDGDIPVGIADFNTYVQLLVAAPEITGHWATAPLPGVSQEDGTVARWSPQGLSTAMIMKKSQRKDAAWEFLKWWTSDEVQAQYASDMESFYGMEYRWNTANVEAMKSLSWPGADLKAIREQSRWAKNMPNVPGYYFLGREMEFAWNRTVFDGIPAKESLEQAQLSLQREMNRRQKDFGIAGVGLGVPQIDKPYDWGGTDK